A single Eubalaena glacialis isolate mEubGla1 chromosome 18, mEubGla1.1.hap2.+ XY, whole genome shotgun sequence DNA region contains:
- the IGLON5 gene encoding igLON family member 5 — MPPPAPGARLRLLAAAALAGLAVISRGLLSQSLEFSSPADNYTVCEGDNATLSCFIDEHVTRVAWLNRSNILYAGNDRWTSDPRVRLLTNTPEEFSILITQVGLGDEGLYTCSFQTRRQPYTTQVYLIVHVPARIVNISSPVTVNEGSNVNLLCLAVGRPEPTVTWRQLRDGFTSEGEILEIYDIQRGQAGEYECVTHNGVNSAPDSRRVLVTVNYPPTITDVTSARTAVGRAALLRCEAMAVPPADFQWYKDDRLLSSGTAEGLKVQTERTRSMLLFANVSARHYGNYTCRAANRLGMSSASMRLLRPGSLENSAPRPPGPLTLLSALGWLWWRM; from the exons ATGCCCCCCCCTGCGCCCGGGGCCCGGCTCCGGCTTCTCGCCGCCGCCGCCCTGGCCGGCCTGGCCGTCATCAGTCGAG GGCTGCTGTCCCAGAGCCTGGAGTTCAGCTCCCCTGCGGACAACTACACAGTGTGCGAAGGTGACAATGCCACGCTCAG CTGCTTCATTGACGAGCATGTGACCCGAGTGGCCTGGCTGAACCGCTCCAACATCCTGTACGCGGGCAACGACCGCTGGACCAGTGACCCGAGAGTGCGGCTACTCACCAACACGCCCGAGGAGTTCTCCATCCTCATCACCCAGGTGGGGCTGGGCGACGAGGGCCTCTACACCTGCTCCTTCCAGACCCGCCGCCAGCCGTACACCACTCAGGTCTACCTCATCGTCCACG TCCCCGCCCGCATCGTGAATATCTCTTCGCCCGTGACCGTGAACGAGGGGAGCAATGTGAACCTGCTCTGCCTGGCCGTGGGGCGGCCGGAGCCCACGGTCACCTGGAGGCAGCTCCGAG atGGCTTCACCTCCGAAGGCGAGATCCTTGAGATTTACGACATCCAGCGGGGCCAGGCCGGGGAATACGAGTGCGTGACTCACAACGGGGTGAACTCTGCACCTGACAGCCGCCGCGTGCTGGTCACAGTCAACT ATCCTCCGACCATCACAGACGTGACCAGCGCCCGCACAGCCGTGGGCCGGGCCGCCCTCCTGCGCTGCGAAGCTATGGCGGTGCCCCCCGCGGATTTCCAGTGGTACAAGGATGACAGACT GCTGAGCAGTGGCACGGCCGAGGGCCTGAAGGTGCAGACGGAGCGCACCCGCTCGATGCTTCTCTTCGCCAACGTGAGCGCCCGGCATTACGGCAACTACACGTGTCGCGCAGCCAACCGGCTGGGAATGTCCAGCGCCTCCATGCGGCTCCTGC GCCCAGGATCCCTGGAGAACTCGGCCCCGAGGCCCCCAGGGCCTCTGACCCTCCTCTCCGCCCTGGGCTGGCTGTGGTGGAGGATGTAG